The window TTTCCAACATAGCTTCTTGCAACGTCATGGATCTTCCTGCTTGCCCAGTCCACGGATGCCAGAGACATCTTGAGCTTTTCGATGCCTACAAGGACGTCGGTCAATTCATAATAGAATGTAGGCAACTGTTCAAAACTTGGAAAACGCCTGACGATATTTGCAAGGTTATCAGTGAAAATGTTTGCAGCCGTCAGTACCATGGACTCGTTGGCTCTGAGCCGGCTGTCCCTCCCCTCAATAGTTTTCCCGGACATAGCTCTTGCTGCCCGTTTAAAAGCTTTATTAGTTAACTCATCTGAAGTAGGGACTGTGTGAATTTTCTCGAATATCATAATTATCTAACCCTCTCGGGGCTCTTTTAATTTATATAATAGTTTTTCAGAGTGAAGAAGTTTAACAGAAAAATCTAACGTCCATAAGCAAAAGTTTCGCAAAAGTTCCTGAACGGAGTTTCTTTGCTGTTCTGGATTCTCTGAACCGCTTCAGTTCGGTTTTTTCTGCCCAAAACTTACAATACCGGAAAATTGCCCGGAAAAATAATTAAGCTCTGGTCTTAAAATACCGCAACATACGAAATATTAATATAAGTTGGGAGTATGTTTAATAAGTTTGAAGTATTCTTATTTATTTCTCTTAAGATTGATTTGGAGCGATATTTGATAACTATAAGATTACTGTTTAATTTATTTTGTATATTACATGATTTTGTTTATTACATGATCAAGAAGCGAAATAATATGGTTCTATCAAGAGTTTTAATTATAAATTATTATAATTACTTAAATACAGGTCTGGAATCGGCTGCATTTTTAACATGAACCGGACTTTATTTATATTTGTAATTGTAATTTGTATTAATAATTTATAATCATTAATTATGGTAAATTAAATGATGCACTATTCTTGATGTATAGATATTATACCTCATCCTGATGCAAGGTATATGAAATTGATGGTGGTAGTATGGAACTCACTCCGATTCAAAAAGATATTATAATTACATTAATCAACCTTCAGCGGCAAAAAGACCGGGCGATTAAAGGGGAAGAAATTGCCGAAGTTATCCAGAGAAACCCTGGGACAGTCCGCAACCAGATGCAATTATTAAAGGCTCTCGGACTTGTTGAAGGTGTGCCCGGGCCAAAGGGAGGGTATAAACCAACAGGGGGAGCATATGATTCATTACGCATCCAGCAGTTGAAAAACGAATCCGTCGTCCCTCTTTACAAGAATAATGTAATTGTTAATGGGGCTACAGCTGCAGAAATCAGCTTCACGACCGTCCGGAATCCCGATGCCTGTAATGGGATAATCAGGGTAATAGGAAATACCAAGGACTTTGTAATGGACGATAAGATTCAGGTCGGTCCAACACCAGTAAACCGCCTCATAGTCCGTGGAGAAGTTACGGGAAGGGACGATACCAATAACGCAATCCTTTTTAACATTACAGAAATGATCTCCCTGCCTAAAAAGCATGTCAAACATTATATGAAGTATCCTCCGCTGCTTGTGAATTCCAATGCCAGTATTCAGGAAGCAACAAGACTTTTTATCCGGAATAACGTACACGGAACTCCTGTGGAAGACAAAGGAAAAATCGTAGGGATAATTACCTATACTGATATTGCACATGCCATTGCCCAGGGAAAACCAAATGTAAAGGTTAAAGATATAATGACAAAAGAGCTGATAACTGTTGATGGAGACATGCAGCTCTATGATGTTGTAAAACTCTTCCATAAATATAATGTGGGAAGGCTTATTGTAACAATCAACGGAGTTCCAAAAGGAACCCTGTCAAAAACCGATGTGCTGAATGAACTAGCTGTGTATTGAAACTGCAATTTCCTAAGGAAATGCCAGACAGAAGGACATAAGTCCGGGTTTTTCAAACCCTGTCTGTTTCTCTTAAAATCTCTTTTCAGTTTCTTTAGTTCTTATCTAGTTGCTATTCAGCCTTTATCGTTTTTTAAATATATTTACTCAATCTCTTTTCATTTTTTCGTGCCTG is drawn from Methanosarcina lacustris Z-7289 and contains these coding sequences:
- a CDS encoding CBS domain-containing protein; the protein is MELTPIQKDIIITLINLQRQKDRAIKGEEIAEVIQRNPGTVRNQMQLLKALGLVEGVPGPKGGYKPTGGAYDSLRIQQLKNESVVPLYKNNVIVNGATAAEISFTTVRNPDACNGIIRVIGNTKDFVMDDKIQVGPTPVNRLIVRGEVTGRDDTNNAILFNITEMISLPKKHVKHYMKYPPLLVNSNASIQEATRLFIRNNVHGTPVEDKGKIVGIITYTDIAHAIAQGKPNVKVKDIMTKELITVDGDMQLYDVVKLFHKYNVGRLIVTINGVPKGTLSKTDVLNELAVY